One genomic segment of Pseudobdellovibrionaceae bacterium includes these proteins:
- the ruvC gene encoding crossover junction endodeoxyribonuclease RuvC has protein sequence MTPLRENQDRQIFVGIDPGSLKTGFGVIEVQGDQFRHVNHGVILLADEAGFPERLLALADSLQMIFKKYEANQVIVEKIFMGKNADSAFKLGHARGIALSEAVRAGAQLFEYTTREVKKGVAGSGAATKEQVLISLKTILRLNQITNLDASDALAMAVHHAHEWRARARLARLNQEGA, from the coding sequence ATGACTCCGCTTCGGGAAAACCAGGACAGACAGATCTTTGTGGGCATTGACCCCGGCTCGCTGAAGACCGGCTTCGGCGTCATCGAGGTCCAAGGCGACCAGTTTCGCCACGTGAATCACGGGGTGATCCTCCTCGCGGACGAGGCGGGTTTTCCTGAACGGCTCCTCGCGCTGGCGGACAGCCTGCAGATGATCTTCAAAAAGTACGAAGCGAACCAGGTCATCGTCGAGAAGATCTTCATGGGAAAAAACGCGGACTCGGCCTTTAAACTCGGGCACGCGCGCGGGATCGCCCTCAGTGAGGCGGTTCGCGCCGGCGCGCAGCTTTTCGAATACACCACGCGCGAAGTGAAAAAGGGCGTCGCCGGTAGCGGCGCCGCCACCAAAGAGCAGGTTCTGATCTCGCTGAAAACGATCCTGCGTTTGAATCAGATCACCAATCTGGACGCGAGCGACGCGTTGGCGATGGCCGTGCATCACGCTCATGAATGGCGCGCGCGCGCACGCCTGGCACGTCTGAATCAGGAGGGCGCATGA
- the efp gene encoding elongation factor P, with protein sequence MYENADFKKGLKIMVEGSPYTILDFQHVKPGKGNQFTRTKMRNLLTGQQLERTFKSGERFEVPNVMTRDMSYLYKDDNGYTFMDKESYDQIVMTENEIGEAKDYLIENLEVTLLFYNDRPVSVDVPKAVNLRVTQTDPGMRGDTVTGAQKPATLETGLVVKVPLHISEGDLLRVDTTTGDYVSRVNE encoded by the coding sequence ATGTACGAAAATGCGGATTTTAAAAAAGGCCTGAAGATCATGGTTGAGGGTTCGCCCTACACCATCCTGGATTTCCAACACGTGAAACCGGGCAAAGGGAACCAGTTTACCCGCACGAAGATGCGGAACCTGCTGACCGGACAGCAACTCGAGCGCACCTTCAAATCGGGTGAGCGCTTCGAAGTGCCGAACGTCATGACCCGCGATATGTCGTACCTCTACAAAGACGACAACGGTTACACCTTCATGGACAAAGAGTCCTACGATCAGATCGTGATGACCGAGAACGAAATCGGCGAAGCGAAGGACTACCTGATCGAAAATCTCGAAGTCACTTTGCTCTTCTACAACGACCGTCCCGTGTCGGTGGACGTGCCCAAAGCCGTCAACCTGCGCGTGACCCAGACCGACCCCGGCATGCGCGGTGACACCGTGACCGGTGCGCAAAAACCCGCGACCCTCGAGACCGGTCTGGTCGTGAAGGTCCCGCTCCACATCAGCGAAGGCGATCTTCTGCGCGTCGATACGACGACCGGAGATTATGTCTCGCGCGTGAACGAATAA
- the ruvA gene encoding Holliday junction branch migration protein RuvA has product MIGYLRGRIRDITDESMILDVQGVGYEVFCTQRLLDHSLGRMGDLAELWVSTHVREDAFNLFGFESRDEKNFFLTLLKVNGVGPKLALNALSGATAEEIARLIENEDVKALTKLPKVGKKTAEQMILTLKGKLVSQESLKGGEGPAITGLAAREVASALVNLGFRPVDVDKVVAKLPKDISFEEGVRQGLAALTSV; this is encoded by the coding sequence ATGATCGGCTATCTGCGCGGTCGCATCCGTGACATCACCGACGAAAGCATGATCCTTGACGTTCAAGGCGTCGGTTACGAAGTGTTTTGCACGCAGCGCCTGCTGGATCACTCGCTGGGACGGATGGGCGACCTGGCCGAGCTTTGGGTTTCGACCCATGTGCGTGAAGACGCTTTCAACCTTTTCGGTTTCGAGTCCCGCGACGAGAAGAACTTTTTCCTGACGCTTCTGAAAGTGAACGGCGTGGGACCGAAGCTCGCGTTGAACGCGCTTTCGGGCGCGACCGCGGAAGAAATCGCGCGTCTGATCGAAAACGAAGACGTGAAGGCGCTGACGAAACTTCCCAAGGTCGGTAAAAAAACCGCCGAGCAGATGATCCTTACGCTGAAGGGCAAACTCGTTTCGCAAGAGTCGCTGAAAGGCGGGGAAGGTCCCGCGATCACGGGGCTCGCCGCGCGCGAAGTCGCGTCGGCACTGGTGAACTTGGGATTCCGCCCGGTCGACGTCGACAAGGTCGTCGCGAAACTCCCGAAAGACATCTCGTTCGAAGAAGGCGTGCGCCAGGGACTCGCGGCGCTGACCTCGGTTTAA
- a CDS encoding translocation/assembly module TamB domain-containing protein, whose amino-acid sequence MKKRWLLWGLPILAAVSIAVTLKFVVQEGLEIWGLAQIQQAVSEHSPVEMASGGLDISWIPLKASLKNVRLRAKTPDELGFNMARVNLLEARVDALQLLTGRLALSVLLLEDVAAEVNLDPHLKGSGPTPEIPWDQIFKITEQIPVRSLAVRNVNLSLHSKKTDFEIGIKDLAARLTLRSNRINLELQSAESSARFRDLSSPWQLGAQALITPTEIEITQFRLTAGRQGLDASGMLTDTRELLRAPRGQMQIDTKLSLPEIRAALPPAWGVPDLLGEVDLGASLELRGKKLPIGNFKLATRGVFIHESEVGNVEAQGKFDGRSLDLPTLSVTQTAGRADLTGGRAEFSEPNPFDNVVVKGKVSTKNLSLHALLKGIGVGDLPLEVLISGEVDCGGPALPKPLVVCVGQASGRDLRVDIEEKGKLQPLVALKEFSADGGVQITHESVTYQAKAKVGQDTGTSSGLISYEKGFVIQYDTAAVRLDHVGSIAGLKVEGLAAISGSTRGDSDAATFEMKTKGRDIYFEDFFLGDAETQIKYAKGKLSFLDLTGRIIESPYRADVEADLMKSRIKVTGNSPQLRIEDLFAVFPRIFTVPVALTGHASAQVELEGPFQLGKLSYHLQAKVPHFAAAGEIFKDGDIEIRSIDGEVKSERASFRKGSQSITARGEGHPNGQIDISLVGNQLLMEESELITALGANISGFMDLGVQITGFILDPEVNIQAQLGQMIIEDQEFPPSAASLLLNRRKLEGSVRLFAGRLYGDLVVPLADNQPFRVKLQASDWNFATLATLIGGGSLLSEYESSLSGDLSLASDRGGLFTATGQGTIQSFSLRRGSQTLANRLPMRLNMQNGVANFENFRVEGGREFIAVQGTGISRDNLRMKIDGDLSLRILQIFVPFLEELGGNGRINASVSGSLFKPEILGSAFLTDGFARIRGFPHALERASADVQFSASRISINDIKASMAGGTVRGEGSVSLLGPRNIPVNIQARAEGMTLNVPDKIQTTGDAELTFAGNWFPYTLAGTYRVYGGLFAKELDDSGTSTSVQQSFYLPKLIRQNAFEPVQFDLQVDLIRPLQLKNTLIEGQATGNLQIRGTPRVPLIQGVVNVPSGAKVTFRDKIFDLNSATLKFTDPKEINPELFVSARARVNEFDISLLVQGTAKAPLVRMSSTPPLPESDIITLLALGVTSQKLEKQIQSREQESSTQNELIGILSQALPPAKTLQKQLGVSLQVSSQYDDTKNIAVQKITLSRQINERVNAAVSQSRGEANSTEAKVQYYFNPNLSAVGTWEGRERYEGTSINAQESRSESIFGIDLEFKKEFK is encoded by the coding sequence GTGAAGAAGCGCTGGCTTTTGTGGGGGCTCCCGATCCTGGCCGCCGTCTCCATCGCGGTGACGCTGAAGTTCGTCGTACAAGAGGGGCTCGAGATCTGGGGACTGGCGCAAATCCAGCAGGCCGTGTCCGAGCACTCGCCCGTCGAGATGGCCAGCGGCGGACTCGACATCAGCTGGATTCCGCTGAAGGCCTCGCTGAAAAACGTGCGCCTGCGGGCGAAAACGCCCGACGAGCTGGGTTTCAACATGGCGCGCGTGAATCTGCTGGAAGCCCGCGTGGACGCACTTCAACTTTTGACGGGCCGCTTGGCGCTTTCGGTGCTGCTGCTCGAGGACGTCGCGGCGGAAGTGAATTTGGATCCCCACCTGAAGGGCTCGGGCCCCACTCCCGAAATCCCCTGGGATCAGATTTTCAAGATCACCGAGCAAATCCCCGTGCGCAGCTTGGCCGTCCGTAACGTGAATCTCAGTCTGCACTCCAAAAAAACCGATTTCGAAATCGGCATCAAGGATCTGGCCGCGCGGCTGACGTTGCGCTCGAATCGCATCAACCTGGAGTTGCAAAGCGCGGAATCGAGCGCGCGTTTTCGCGATCTATCCTCGCCGTGGCAGTTGGGCGCGCAAGCGCTCATCACGCCCACGGAAATCGAAATCACGCAGTTCCGCCTGACCGCCGGCCGCCAAGGGCTCGACGCCTCGGGGATGCTGACGGACACGCGCGAGCTTCTGCGCGCGCCGCGCGGGCAAATGCAAATCGACACGAAGCTGAGCCTTCCCGAAATCCGCGCTGCGCTCCCCCCCGCGTGGGGCGTGCCCGACCTTCTGGGCGAAGTGGATCTGGGCGCGAGCCTCGAACTGCGCGGAAAGAAACTGCCCATCGGCAACTTCAAGCTCGCCACCCGCGGCGTCTTCATCCATGAATCCGAAGTCGGTAACGTCGAGGCCCAGGGAAAATTCGACGGTCGCTCGCTGGATCTGCCGACCCTCTCCGTCACGCAGACCGCCGGGCGCGCGGATCTGACCGGGGGCCGCGCGGAGTTTTCCGAGCCCAACCCGTTCGACAACGTGGTGGTCAAAGGCAAAGTCTCAACCAAAAACTTGAGCCTGCACGCGCTGCTCAAAGGCATCGGCGTGGGCGATCTGCCGCTCGAGGTTTTGATCAGCGGCGAAGTCGACTGCGGCGGGCCCGCCTTGCCGAAGCCCCTGGTCGTTTGCGTCGGCCAAGCGAGCGGTCGCGATCTGCGCGTCGACATCGAGGAAAAAGGCAAACTGCAACCGCTCGTGGCGCTGAAGGAGTTTTCGGCGGACGGCGGCGTGCAGATCACCCACGAATCGGTCACCTACCAAGCCAAAGCGAAGGTCGGTCAAGACACCGGCACGAGTTCGGGGTTGATCTCGTACGAAAAAGGTTTCGTGATCCAGTACGACACCGCGGCCGTGCGTTTGGATCACGTGGGTTCGATCGCGGGGCTGAAGGTCGAAGGGCTGGCGGCGATTTCGGGATCCACGCGGGGCGATTCGGATGCCGCGACCTTCGAGATGAAAACCAAGGGCCGCGACATCTATTTCGAAGACTTCTTTCTGGGCGACGCCGAAACGCAAATCAAATACGCCAAGGGGAAGCTCAGCTTCTTGGACCTCACCGGCCGGATCATCGAGTCCCCCTACCGCGCCGACGTCGAGGCCGATCTGATGAAATCGCGGATCAAAGTGACCGGGAATTCGCCGCAACTTCGTATCGAGGATCTGTTCGCGGTTTTCCCGCGCATCTTCACGGTCCCCGTCGCGTTGACCGGCCATGCCTCGGCGCAGGTCGAACTCGAAGGGCCGTTCCAACTGGGCAAGCTCTCCTATCATCTGCAAGCGAAGGTCCCCCACTTCGCCGCGGCGGGCGAGATCTTTAAAGACGGCGACATCGAAATCCGCTCCATCGACGGCGAAGTGAAAAGCGAGAGGGCTTCGTTCCGCAAAGGATCCCAGTCGATCACCGCCCGCGGCGAAGGCCACCCCAACGGACAGATCGACATCAGCCTGGTCGGCAATCAGCTCTTGATGGAGGAATCCGAGCTGATCACCGCGCTGGGCGCGAACATCTCGGGTTTCATGGATCTGGGCGTGCAGATCACCGGCTTCATCCTCGATCCCGAAGTGAACATCCAGGCCCAGCTGGGACAGATGATCATCGAGGATCAGGAGTTCCCCCCGTCCGCGGCGTCGCTCCTCTTGAACCGGCGCAAACTCGAAGGCTCGGTGCGGCTCTTCGCGGGTCGGCTGTATGGGGACTTGGTGGTGCCGCTCGCCGACAACCAGCCCTTCCGCGTGAAGCTGCAGGCGTCGGATTGGAACTTCGCGACGCTCGCGACCCTGATCGGCGGGGGCTCGCTGCTGAGCGAATACGAAAGTTCACTCTCGGGGGATCTGTCCCTGGCTTCGGATCGCGGCGGACTGTTCACGGCGACCGGTCAGGGCACGATCCAAAGCTTCTCGCTTCGGCGCGGCTCGCAGACCTTGGCGAATCGCCTGCCGATGCGCCTGAACATGCAAAACGGCGTCGCGAACTTCGAGAACTTCCGCGTCGAGGGCGGTCGCGAGTTCATCGCGGTCCAGGGCACGGGGATCTCGCGCGACAATCTGCGCATGAAGATCGACGGCGATCTGTCGCTCCGGATTTTGCAGATCTTCGTCCCCTTCCTGGAAGAGCTCGGCGGCAACGGCCGCATCAACGCGTCGGTTTCGGGAAGCCTGTTCAAGCCCGAGATCTTGGGTTCGGCCTTTTTGACGGACGGCTTCGCGCGAATCCGCGGTTTCCCGCACGCGCTCGAGCGCGCCTCGGCGGACGTGCAATTTTCGGCGTCGCGGATCTCGATCAACGACATCAAGGCCTCGATGGCCGGCGGCACCGTGCGCGGCGAGGGCAGTGTCTCGCTGCTCGGGCCGCGCAACATCCCCGTCAACATCCAGGCGCGCGCCGAAGGCATGACCCTGAACGTTCCGGACAAAATCCAGACGACCGGCGATGCCGAGCTCACCTTCGCGGGGAACTGGTTCCCCTACACCCTCGCCGGAACTTACCGCGTCTACGGCGGCCTGTTCGCGAAGGAGCTTGATGACTCGGGCACGTCGACCAGCGTGCAGCAAAGTTTCTATCTGCCGAAGCTGATCCGTCAGAACGCGTTCGAGCCCGTGCAGTTCGATCTGCAGGTGGATCTGATACGCCCGCTGCAGCTGAAGAACACATTGATCGAGGGACAAGCGACCGGCAACCTGCAGATTCGCGGCACCCCGCGCGTGCCCTTGATTCAAGGGGTCGTCAACGTGCCCAGCGGCGCGAAGGTCACCTTCCGCGACAAAATCTTCGATCTGAACTCGGCGACCTTGAAGTTCACCGACCCGAAAGAGATCAATCCCGAGCTTTTCGTCTCGGCGCGCGCGCGCGTGAACGAATTCGACATCAGCCTGCTCGTGCAAGGAACGGCGAAGGCGCCGCTGGTCCGGATGTCCTCGACCCCGCCGCTGCCTGAGTCCGACATCATCACGCTGCTCGCGCTGGGCGTGACCTCGCAGAAACTCGAAAAGCAGATCCAAAGCCGCGAACAGGAGTCCTCGACGCAGAACGAGCTCATCGGGATCTTGTCCCAGGCGCTCCCGCCCGCCAAGACGCTGCAAAAACAGCTCGGCGTCAGCTTGCAGGTCAGCTCGCAGTACGACGACACCAAAAACATCGCGGTCCAGAAGATCACCCTCAGCCGCCAGATCAACGAACGTGTGAACGCGGCGGTCAGCCAGTCCCGCGGCGAGGCGAACTCCACCGAAGCGAAAGTCCAATATTACTTTAATCCGAATCTCTCGGCGGTGGGCACCTGGGAAGGCCGCGAACGTTACGAGGGGACCTCCATCAACGCGCAGGAAAGCCGGTCGGAATCGATCTTCGGGATCGATCTTGAATTCAAAAAGGAGTTCAAGTGA